One region of Glycine max cultivar Williams 82 chromosome 9, Glycine_max_v4.0, whole genome shotgun sequence genomic DNA includes:
- the LOC102668813 gene encoding cilia- and flagella-associated protein 251-like: MPNHGEPRGPSSSPQSPPTSSSQSSSTFLFLSSFATVKSLLGHSLPSTTSPCLSSLPRSSPASSSPSPLRSAERSGSGGTPKHPYSGSSAGGQLRLRELREEEEEEEGEEDLECEGEQDQEKEHERQEERESEGEEEPEEELEMEPEGEPRPCPGFAIVVAERKERMKPSDKPKE, translated from the coding sequence ATGCCCAATCATGGGGAGCCACGTGGTCCTTCCTCTTCACCTCAATCGCCTCCTACCTCTTCCTCTCAATCCTCCTCcacctttctctttctctcctcttTTGCCACCGTCAAATCCCTCTTGGGCCACTCCCTGCCGTCCACAACCTCTCCATGTCTCTCATCTCTGCCACGATCTTCGCCGGCATCCTCCTCTCCGTCGCCGTTGAGATCCGCAGAACGTAGTGGTTCTGGCGGCACTCCCAAACACCCTTACAGTGGCTCCTCTGCGGGGGGACAGCTGAGGCTGCGGGAGCTTcgggaggaagaggaggaggaggagggggaAGAGGATTTGGAGTGCGAGGGAGAACAGGACCAAGAAAAGGAGCACGAGCGGCAGGAGGAACGGGAGTCGGAGGGGGAAGAGGAACCAGAGGAGGAACTTGAAATGGAACCGGAGGGGGAGCCACGACCTTGCCCAGGTTTCGCCATAGTTGTAGCAGAGAGAAAGGAACGAATGAAACCCTCTGATAAACCTAAGGAGTGA